The DNA sequence GATTTACTTGAAAAGTAGGTGACCGACTCGGTAGCTCAGCTGGTAGAGCAATACACTTTTAATGTATGGGTCCTGGGTTCGAATCCCAGCCGGGTCACCAAAAACCTGAACAGGTTTTAATCAGTTAAAAAGGCGCATTTTTATGCGCCTTTTCTATTTAATATCACTTGTTCATTTCTGAAACAAATGTCCCAAATATCTTGAAACTAATCAGTTTTTACGTCATTGTCTCCTATGATGTTTTCTGCAGGTAATGCTGTGATAAGCTCATGGGTCGTAAGCAATGCATGGGCATAAGTAGGACCGTTCAGAACATGGGCTGCATGCATCATTTCGGAAGTGAAGGCTGCTGTTGCATCTTTTACCAGAGTTACATGATATCCTAACTCCATAGCAAAACGGGCTGTACTTTCAACACAGGTGTTAGCGAGTAATCCTATAGCGATGACATGGGTGATGTCCCGTTGTTTGAGCAGCATATCCAGATCTGTATTGGCAAAACCACTTTGCGCCCAGTGTTCCTTGGCGATAATATCTCCTTCCTGAGGGGTAAAATCAGGATGCCATTCTCCTCCCCAGCTTCCTTTTGCGAAAGAATGACGTTCCATAATACCTATCTGAGTAGGGTTAGGAAATTTCCAGTATTGATAATCCGTAGATTCCCATCGTTTGTGTGGAACAATAAAGATCTGTATGTCGGCCTGCCTTACAGCTTTTACAATGCTTCGGAGATTATTTAATAAATTGTTACTTTCAGCAACTTCTTTCACTCTTGGCCACACTTTCCCACCTTCAGATAGAAAATCATTGTAAGGATCAATAAACAACAAGGCTGTTTTGCTGCGTTCATAGATTGGTGCTTCCATTTTCTTTTTTTATTTAATGTAAGATTAATTTTGTCTCAATGCATGCCTCTCAATACTTTTTGCAAACAGAGGAGTCTCGCTTTGATTGTGATGTATAGAGACTGGCTGTCGCTGGGTTTTAAAAAGTTCAAATGGGATACCCTGCTTTTCCAACCCTTTCATGAAATCCTCAGTGGGTCTGGATACAACTCTGTTGGTAAATTCACACGTATTATCATCTATCTTTTTTACGCTCATTTCCCAGTGTACTAAAACAGTAATACGGCCGGTAGGGGTAAAAACATCCGAAACTGACTCCAGAATAAGATGTGTAGGTTCCGAGACGGTTTCTATATAATGCTGTACCATTGGACTTCCTCCAAGTATTTCTACATTGATAGACATTCTCTTACCATCAGATGAGGTTGTAACGCCTGCCGAAATGTGAGCAGGAGAGCATGCCTGATATTCGTGCTCCGGAAGGGTGAAGCACCACTCCGGAATGTTGATTTTTTCAATCGGTGCGTTGATCACAGCAGAAAAGCTTGAGTCAACAATAATTGGTTTATTTTCCATGATAATTATACTTTAATTCATTTTAGTACATCAGTGAATTTATTTTTGTTTTCCTTTATTCCTGGGATCATCCAAAGGATTCATATAGCTTATTCCTAAAGGTCCATAGGCACTTACCTGAGTTTCATAACTACCTGATTTAGCCCAATGAAAATGCGGTGTATTTCCGGGAAGAACCACAACACTTCCCGGTGGATAAGCCTTTAATTGAGCAGCATCGAACTTTTCGCCTATGCCAATATAAAATACACCGCTTATGACTGTATATATTCTGTTTTCGGGATGTTTATGGGGAAGCAGTATCACATCAGCAGGTACTCTTACCCGAACGACATAAGGTGCTACCTTTTTCGGATCTCCTATCAGTACAGCAAGACGGGCTTCCGGTGGAAATGCCGGAAATGCAGACCATTTGATATTTTCTGCATAGATATCACCTAATTCATTATTGGATAAACTTTGAGCATTAGTCCGGTTTGTACTTAGAAATGCTGTGATGCAAAGCAGAGTTATGAAGTAATTTGTTTTTTTCATTTTTTAGAAATTAATTATTGTAGTGAAAACCGACAGGAATTGGACTTTGATTGTCTCATTACTTTTACCTGATCGATTGTATTCGGATGAATTTTAATACCGAAAAAATTACAGAACAAAATTCGGTAGAGTCTGGCAATGGATTACGTGACCTACATCACATAAACAGGGTGCTCAGCTATTATAATGGGTACAGTAAGTGGGGGAGATCAAACAAAAATGCCAAGTAAAAATGATAACTTTTACTTGGCGTTTTCTTGTTGTTAAGACTGAAGAAGCTGAGAAAATAAAATATTCTTATCCGGGAATATATTTCATCCTGATTTCTTCAGAAGAAGTACTGGTAACTTCCTCAAATCCTATTTTCCGATACAGATTGTAAGCTTTATCATTTCCGGGAGTAACCTCAAGAATGATTTCAATGCCATTAAAGTTCTGACAGGCTTCGGCAATAACAGCTTCAATCAATCCCTGACCGATATTTTTCCCCTGAAACTCTTTTTTGACATACATCTGGTAAATACTTCCGGTATTGTTTTCATTTTTAACAAACGTACAGATGCCGACAATTTCATTCTGTGCGAAAGCTCCATATACAAACCTTTCCGGTGTTTCTTCTTCAATATCGCTTTCTATCCGGAATTTTTTAATACTCAGAGCTTCCTGGTAGTTTGCGCCAAAGGCTTCAGGGAACTTTTCCAGACTTTCCAAACGGATAGCCCTGTAAATTTTACTTTCTTCAGGCAGAAGTTTTCGATAATTAATATTTATCATAGTTATTGATGCGTTGTTATCCGGATACAAATGTGTATATTATTTTGAATTTTCCCCTTAATCTGATAGGTTGAATTTCAATAATTATATTAAAATTTTCAAACTAGCCGATCTATTTGTAACAAATTTCATTTCAGATAGTCTTATTATAAAGAAAAACAGACTTTTTGATCGGAATAGTTTACAGAAACCGTTCAAAAAACTTAAGAAGATGTCTGTTTAAGGGGGAAAATTTTAGTACTTTATTTAAATGTTACATTTTTGCAAAATTAACTGCTTATTTCATAATAAGCATGATAATTTATGTATATTTATAACACTTATTGGGGAATAATATAGAATAACAGTAGAAATTTATCAACATATTTCAATGGAATATGTATAGGTAGATATAGGGAAAAGTGGAGCTGATGGAAAGAATTAGTTTGATCATTCTTACGAATAAAAAAATACATTCAAAGGATATAAAAAAAATAATAGCCTGTACAATCTGCATAGGGTTATTTTTATGTATGCTTTCATGCAGCGGTGATTCTCGGGATCAAGAAAGAGAAAATTTTGATACTTCTTTGTTAAACCAGACTTCGGACCTTCAGTTGTCAGGGGAATATGAAGTGCTTATCCGGCTGAATATAAAATACCTGAAAAAGGCTGCAAAAATGAAATATAAAGCTGGAAAAGGCCTTTGCTACCTGAATATGGCAGGGGTGAATGTTTCAGCAGGAAATTATGATAAAGCCCGTTTTTTTTTCAACAAAGCGGAGAAAGATTTGAAAAACTCTGAGAATAGCTATCATAAAGCAGCATTCTATAATGACTACAGTCTGTATTATTCTCATCTTAAACTAAATGACAAGGCTATTGAATGCAATAATAAAGCATTCTATTATCTAAAACAGGCCCAAAAAACAAGTCTTACTCAAAAACTTCTTCCAAGGCTGTATGTAAACAAAGGGATTTACTATGCATGGAAAGGGTGGTTCGGAACTTCTCTAAAATGTTTTAACAAAGCGAATGTACTGGAAAACTCGGCCTATAGCAATTGTATGGTTGCCCAATACTATTTATTTGTCCATAAACCAGATTCTGCCGGAATATATATTGAGCGTGCAGATGAGAAGATGCTAAGTCAAAAGACAACCGACGTAGAATCTCTCTGGGTTTACTATACCATGGGATATTACTATAACGAAGTGGATAACAGCGAGGAGGCCGAGAAAGCACTCAGGAAAGCCTTAGACATCAATATTAAAACAAGGCGTACATATTCTTCGCATATCAAAGAGGTTTATAAGGCACTGGCAGAACTGTATAAAAAAAAGAACGACGGAGGAAAGGCTTATTTCTATCTGAAGAAGTATATGGAAGAAGAAGGGAGGTTTGACGCCGCCCGATTTACCACGATGAATAAGGCAACCGAAGATTTTATTTCTGAAGTAAAGCAGGAGTCGGATTGGCATAAGAATGATCTTCCGCTGTTTATTGCCTTGTCTATCAGTGTTCTTACCTTTTCAGGAGTATATGTACGGAAGATAATTAACAATTTAAGGCTAAAGAAAAACTCCCTGAAAGAAGAAACGGATGAGCTGAAAAATCATGTGGAAACCAAGCAGCTGGAAGAAGTAATAGAACTTGCCAAGAGGAATGATTCTTCTTTTTTACTAAAATTCAAAGAACTGTATCCTGATTTTATAAAAGCGCTTTTGAAAATAAATCCTGACCTTGAAAATTCAGAACTGACTTTCTGTGCCATGCTGAAACTACGCTTCTCATCCAAAGAAATTGCAGACTATACTTTTGTACAGCACAAATCTGTACAACAGAAAAAATACAGGATCAGAAAAAGATTGAGTATCCCCGGAGAAACAGATATTTATGACTTTTTTGAAAACTTAACTGAATAAAGAATTTCATCACAATAAAAAATACCGGATTCTGTTTTATAAAAGAATTTATTATTGATTTCAGCAGGAACATCATTAAAGAATTTAAAAAAATTATTCTGAGAGATTTTTAATCCTAATTTATACAGGAATTTAGCTTAAATAGAGAAACATATGACACGTATTTTTCTTGTTGTTTTACTTATTATTTTGGTTTCGTGCCATTCTCATTCAAAGAAAGAGGCTGAAAAGAAATTTGATGTTTCCCTGCTGCAACAGAATGAGCAATTCAGAGTGGCGGGAGAATATGACTCTCTGATCAATCTCAACAAAAAGTATTACAAACTGGCTGATAAAATAAATTATGCAGACGGAAAAGCGCTGTGCTATATCAATCTGGCAGAACTTAATATTTCTTTAGAAAACTTTCAGAAGTCCCAGATTCTTTTCGATAATGCAAAAGAAATCCTGGATCAATCAGAAGATGATCTGCATAAAGCCAGATTTTATAATGTCTATGGCCGTTTCAATATGGAGCTCCGAAGAATTGACAAAGCTTTTCAATATAATAATGAAGCCATGAGCCTGATCCAGAAAAGTGGTCAGTCTGAGCTTAAAAATGATCTTCTTTTCAGTATTTATTTCAGGCAGGCTATCTATTTTATCCAAAAAAAGAATTACGAAAAAGCACTTGAATATTTTCACAAAGCCAAAAAGCTGGATAACTCAGGTCTTACGGATTGTGCTATAGGTGATTATGTTTATATGCATAAAAATAAAGACTCTGCATACAAATATGTAAGCACTGCTTACGATAAAGCCAATATAAGAGGGAAGGATGACGGGATAGCATTGTATGCCAATACTATTATGGGAGAATATTTTCTTACCAACAAACAATACGACAAGGCAGAAGAAACGCTTAAAAAAGCTCTGAAGATCAATGAGAAAACTAAACGTATCTATGCCTACTACGGAAAGTATATCTATAACGATCTCAGAGTGTTGTATGAACGCACGGGAGATAAAGAAAAAGCATATTTCTACCTGAAAGGCTATACAGATGCTTATTATAAAACCAATACGTCTTTACTGGCTACAATTAATCAGGATATGGAATCTTTTATTACGGGGGCCCAAAAGGATGCTGAACATCATAAAAGTAAGATATACTGGATTGTCTTTCTGTCACTTGCCGGTCTTTCTCTGCTGGGATTGTATGCCTGGAGAATTATCAGGGCTTTAGGGAAAAGAAAAGAGGTGCTTGCTATAGAAGCTGAAAATCTTAAAATCAGGATGAATGATAATAAACAGGAAGAGGTCTTAGAGCTTGGTAAGAAGAATGATCCTGAATTTCTGAACCGTTTTAAGGAAGTTTATCCTGAATTTATAGATCAACTTTTAACAATTAATCCTAATCTTGAAAGTTCTGAATTGATTTTTTGTGCAATGCTGAAACTGCATTTTACATCCAAAGAAATTGCAAGCTATACTTTAGTTCAGCACAGAAGTGTCCAGCAAAAAAAATACAGAATAAGAAAGAAACTGAATATTCCGGGAGAAACAGATATTTATCATTTCTTTGATACCTTGAAATAATTACAAAAAAAAACTGTCTGATTTATCAGGTCAGACAGTACTCGAAAATATTCTCTTTTCACCACTTGGATTTTTTTAGTGGTCTCTGGGTCAAATATGAAAATTTTTAACGAAAACAGAAAAAAACACTCTACTACATGGGTACTACATCGTGTATTTGTGTTTTTAAATCGCTGATACATAATGAGTTGTTTTTGTTGGTTGTTTTGGAGGTTTATTTATGAAAAAAAAGCTGATGATTCTAAACTGCTTCATTTTTTTAGCTCATATTTTTTATAATTTATCTTTTTGACTGTTGCTCAAGTAGCATTTAAGTATTACTTTCTTTCTGATTTTCAATTTCTTTTTTCGGTCACCTTTTGATCAGAATATTCAAAATATTTTATTCTTTAAAACTCTGCTGATTGATGAATATAAAAGAAGTGAAATATAAATTATTGATAATTAATAACTTATGATAAAGGTGTATCTGTGTAGTATCACCTTTTTTTGTTTTTTATTAAAAATATATAAGTTTTGTAGAGGGTTTTATTGTGAATGTTATACGATATGTTTGGTTTTGTTGAATTTATGATAATGGTGTCTTTGTGTTAAGATAACTATAGAAGAATAGAAACTGAAACAATCTTTGAATAAATATTTTCAATGAACTTTCCAAAATAACTTTAAATAAATCTATGAAAAAAAGAATTTTATTCGTTTGCGCATTAGCGTCTTGTTTTACGGTTTTCAATGCTCAGAGATGGGAATCTGTTTCTCAAAAATCTTCGGGTATAAGAGAAGGAGTCGAAGTGCAGCATTCTTACAGAGTTGATCTGAAGTCTCTGAGAGAAATGTTGAAAAATGCTGAAGAGACGGGAAAAAATGCACGTCCTGTTATTATTTCTTTACCAACAGCAGAAGGAAAAATTGAAAAATTTGCGGTCTATAGCAATCCTGTAATGGATCAATCTCTTGTAGACAGATATCAGCTGGGATCCTATGTAGGAATTGGCGTGGATGATGCTTCTAAGTATTTAAGATTCAGTACATCTCCTACAGATATGCAGTCTATGATCATTAAAGACGGTATATTTCAGTTTATAGAACCTATAAGTGCAGATAAGCAGACTTATGGCGTTTTTTATAAAACAAAGGAAAAAGGAGATGTGCATGGGTTTGAATGTGATACGGAGCATGATCTTAAAGAGATTGGTAAACTGGTGGAAAACGGAAAAAAGATGCTTTCCAATGTAGGAATTACCAACAGACCTACTAATACGAAATACAGAACTTTCAGAATGGCTATGGCTGTTACCGGTGAATATACACAATTTCACGGAGGTACGGTTGCCGGAGCTGTCGCTGCAATCAATAATACAATGACAAGGATCAATGGGGTTTTTGAGAGAGATTTTGGAGCTCACTTTAATGTGTTGGATCTTCCGGGAATTATTTATACAGATCCTGCTACCGATTTTTATATACCTCAGGCAGCAGCAGGAGATCCGTCATTAAACTTACAGCTGCAACAAAAGCTGACGGCAGATGTTGGAAATGCCAATTATGATATTGGGCACGTATTTCATCGCAATGTAGGACAAAGCAGAAATGGAAATGCCGGAGGAATAGGAATTGTTTGTACAAATCCTGCCACTAATACCTCCTTAGGAAAAGGTGCCGCTTTTTCAATGAGCCCTGACCCTGTAGGAGAGGTATTTGACTTAATGGCAGCTCACGAAATGGGACACCAGCTGGGAGCCAACCATACCTTCTCTATGAGAACTGAAGCTTCCGGTGCCAATGTAGAGCCTTGGGGAGGAACAACGATCATGGGATATCCGGGAATTACTCAGGATAATATTCAGGCCAATATGGATGGATATTTCCATTATAAATCTATTTCCCAGGTATTGAATAACCTCGAATCTAAAGTAGGATGTGGTGTTGCTGTTGATATCATAAACAATACCGCACCGGTAATTACACCTTTGGCTAATTATTCTATTCCTAAAGGAACTGCCTATTATCTGGATGCTGTAGCAGTAGATGCAGAAAGTGATCTTGTTACCTATACATGGGAACAGTACAACAGTGTAGGAGACAGGAATACCATTTCCGGAGATAGCGGATGGGGCTATAATGCAGAAGGAGCTATCGCGAGATCTTTACCGGGAACAGCTAACAGCAGAAGATATTTCCCTAAGCTGGAAACTGTATTGAATGGCGTACTGACAGATAAACAGGTATGGGAAACCGTTTCCTATATCCCAAGAACATTGAACTATGCAGTAACTGTAAGAGATCAGAATGCATTAAGACCAATGACTTCCACTGCTGAAACAGTTGTAACAGTAGGTAATGACGGACCTTTCAAATTCAGTGGACTTACCACAACATCTGTTTTATATAATGATGCTTCCAATACCATCACATGGGATGCTGCAAACACCAATAACGCTCCTTATAATGTCGTTGCTGTAAAAATAGATTATACAACCAATAACGGGGCTACATGGACAGATCTGGTAGCTTCTACACCCAATACGGGAAGTTATGCTGTACAAATGCCGGCTAATGTAACGGGGACTGTTAAATTAAGAATATCAGCCATAGGTAATATTTTCTATGCTGTATCTCCGGCTGTAACAGTAGGAACGGCTCCTACTTCTACTGCCGTTGCTCCAACGGGAGTTTCTGCAATAGAGACAGAAGTTTTAAAAACAACGGCGAGAATATCGTGGAATAAATTACCGGGAGCCACTTACTCTGTCAATTACAGAAAAGTAGGGGCTGCAAGCTGGTCGAATACAACAAGTGCTGCCAACTCTGTATTGTTGTCAAATCTTGAAGATGAAACCAATTATGAAGTACAGGTAGCTGCTGTTGTGAATAGTGTTCCTGGAGCATTCTCTACTAATTATGCCTTTAAAACAAAAGGGTTGAGAACGGGTTCAGATTATTGTTTAATGACTACAGGAGGAAATGGTGGAAGCTTTAATAGTGGTCTTGTAAAATTGACATTATCTAACCTGGCTTATGTATACACCGGATTGGATGTTTATAAAACATATCTTGACTTTAGTGAAGATGCAACTAAAGTTGTTAATTTAACAAAAGGAACTCAGTACACCGCAAGCTTTAGAAACCTTGCAGGCGGAAACTATAATGATTGGCTTGAAATCTGGATAGATTACAACAGAAACGGAGTCTTTGAAAACTCTGAAAAAGTAGTGACCAGTGGAGCTCTTCCTTTCTTTGCTGCCGCTGCTCAGGCTTACCTTCGTGATGGAAATGTGACATTTACAGTGCCTGATACGGCGTACTCTGGTGAAAAATTGTTGAGAATGAGAGTTGCAAGTACTTTCTTTAATGCAGCCAGCGGACCTTGCGGAAGTCCTACCGTACCTGTAACTGGTGGTGGAATCGTTTCTGTAGGTTCTTTCAGAGATTTTTCTGTGAAGATTTCGGAAAATGCTAACCTTGCTGTGAGAGATATTGTAGACACAAAATCTTACGAAGTATCTGTTTATCCTAACCCTGCAGATACATTTGTAGAAGTGAAAAACCTTAAAGGTAAAGCAGATTACAAAATCTACAGTGCTGACGGAAGACTAGTTCAGGAAGGTAAAATTGATGGAAAGATCAACGTTGCTTCTTTGGTAAAAGGAATGTATGTGATCTCTATAAAAGATGATAAGGATACTTATAATACTAAGTTAATCAAGAAATAACACAAATGAATCTCCGCATCAGGATCTAAAACGCGGAGAGAAAAAAGATTTATTTAACTGAAAAAGGCTGTCTCTGGTTGAGGCAGCCTTTTGTTTATGATGAAGTAAGATGACCATTAAAAAAGTCCAGCATGGTTGCCAATGACTTTTCAGAATGCATCCGTTCGCCGTTTTCCAGAGATTCCTGTGTGGCAATGGCAGCTCTCTTCCGCATGTGAAGTTCGTAGTTGGAAATCGCTTCCTGTAAAGTGCTGTAAGTATCATTCGTTAAATATTCACTCAGTTCAAGTGCGTCCAGCATAGCCATATTGGCACCTTCTCCTGCAAATGGAGGCATTACGTGGGCTGCATCGCCTATCAGAGTCAGATTGGATTGTGCTTCCCAGGTCTGATCTGAAGGCATAGCGTAGATCAGGCGCGGAATAAATGGAGTGGCAGCATTTTCAAACAATTCATTCCAGACGGGGCTCCATTCGGAATATTCTGTTTTGAACCATTGTAGTATCTGTGCATTATCAGAAAAATCAAGACCGCTGTCTGCAGGCCAGTTTTCATCAGCTTTAAAGCTTGCATAAAATCCCAGATCTCCGTTACCTTTCTGACCCAGCAGAATATTTTTGGTATTTCCGAATGCCATTATTTTTCCTCCTTTAATCATGGCATCAATCTGAGGAGCAGCTTCCTTTGAAACATTTCCTTCCAGCATGATAATTCCGGAATAAACAGGTTTAATATCAGTAAGATAAGGCCGTATTTTAGAATTAGCTCCATCACCTGCAATCACAAGATCTGCATATTCTGAAGTTCCGTTTTTAAAATGCATAAGCCATCCTTCATTCTGAGATTCCATCTTTAGAAAATGACTGTCCCAGACTACGGTCTCAGGATGTAGTGACTCTAAAAGCATATTCCTTAAAGGTCCGCGGTCTATTTCTGGACGGAAATGTTCCTCGCCAAAATCTTCTTCGGGTTTCATCTCATGATCATTGAAAAATATTTCTGCCTTTTCATTCATTATCAGTGTTCTGTCTGCTCCGGGGCGGAAAGTCTTTTTGAATTCCTCCAGCAGTTCTGCTTTACGGATGGCTGCTAATCCGGAATCTTCATGCATGTCGAGAGGAGAGCCCTGTACCCGTGCATTTTTATTGAAATCTCTTTCATATACTTTTACGTTGGCTCCTTTCAACTGTAAAAGTCTTGCCAGTGTAAGCCCTGCGGGACCGCCACCAACGATTGCTATTGATTTGTTTTCTATCAGCATTGTTAATTTAAATTTTACAATGCAAATTTATTTTCCTTTCAATACGGATAATAGTACAAATCGGTCGTTTTTATTTTTGGATAATTCTTTAGGAGCAACTCCGGAAAACTTCTTCACTTCTTTGATGAAATGGTTTTGATCAGTATAATTAAGTTCGGGAAAGAGTCTTCCCTGCGCGATGTGCTCCAGAGATACTCTGAAACGTAAAATAGTAGAGTAGGCTTTTAATGATAAGCCAAGCTGTTTGGTAAAATACCGGTTGATCTGCCTGCTGCTCCATCCTGTTTTTTCAGAAAGTTCCTTTACACTCATTTCTCCTTTTGAAGCATATACCAACTCGAAAAGCCTGTGTTTTCTTTCATCTGCTTTTTGGGGAAGCAGATCTTTAATTTTTTGGGTTGCTTTTAAACAACAAAGATCAAAGTTTTGTAAATCATCAGCTTTAAAATCCCAGAATCCGTGAGAAAGCTCTTTTCCTATATTTAATAGATCAGCGATAGAAGTATTTAAGATATATTCAACAGCAATAGGTTTGAAACTGACAACAAAAGCAGTCATATGGGGAGCGATATATCTTTGCTCCGGATAAGTTTCCAACCCGAGAAGCGTTACATGAAAAGGTTCTGAATCCGACTGTGAGAAGAACAAATCAACTCTTCCGTCAGGAATAATCACAACTTCTTTAGCTTCACCTGAAAGGTTTTGAAACGTTCCCAGATTTTCAACAAAATCAGCAATCTCTTTGTCGGGTTCGATGAAGTTATAATAAAAGTCGTTGTCCATATTTATGCCTGCAGAATGTTGCTTTTAAAGAAGAAAATTACAAAATTTGGAATAGACTGACAAAATATTCCTCATTGTACAGAATTAAAGCAAACCCTAAGATTTTAAATCCTATTTTTGTTTTGGAGAGATTTCAAAAATAAATGTATCATAGTTCTTATTCTCATGGACAAATCATCACTTAACACTTACTTTCATTCCCTTTTCAGTATCAAAGCGGAAGTGGTTGAAAAGATCACAGAAAAATTTATCCATTTTGAATTAAAAGGCAATACTATTTTGTTGGATAAGGATGCAATAAGTACTAAAACATACTTTCTGGAAAAAGGGTATGTACGTTCCTATATACTGAATGAAGATAATGAGGAAATCACAACCAATATCTATACAGCTCCTTGCTTTGTGAATGATTTTCTGTCTTTTTTCAGGCAGCAGCCCACCAAAGAAATATACCAGACAGTAACTGACTGTATTTTCTGGGAAACAGGATTGGAGAATGTACAGGACAATTTTCACAATATTCCTGAATTCAGGGAGTTCAGCCGGCTTCTTTTTGTGCTTAATTACTACAATATTCATGACAGGCTGATAGAAATGGCAAGTCAGAAAGCTTCCACAAGATATTTTAACCTGATGAAGAAAGATCCTGATATTTTTCAGCATGTTCCTTTGAAGATAATAGCTTCTTACCTGGGAATCAAAGACAGTTCCCTGAGCCGGATCAGAAGGGATATTCATAAACTTTAATTTCTTTTCATTTGTCAAGTGATATTTCAGAGATCAACCCTGATCTTTGCTAAAAATAATTTCATGAACAAAAAACATATTGTCGTTGTTGGATTAGGTGGAGTAGGCGGTTACTTTGGTTTTAAAATAAATCAGACCAATGAAACTTCCGGAAAATATACTGTTTCTTTTGTTGCCAGGGGAGAAACCTATAAAAAAGTAAAAGAAAACGGATTGACTCTGCTGTCTCCCGAACATTCCAATACTCAGACATATCCCAATGCTGTGGAAGAGAATATCAGTGATATTCAAAATCCTGATCTCGTGCTGATCTGTGTAAAGGAATATGATCTTGAGAATGTGTGTAAACAACTGCTGCCAGTCATCAATAAAGAAACCATTTTACTTCCGATGATGAACGGAGCAGATATCTATGACAGAATACGTAAAATAATTCCTGAACATACGGTTCTACCGACTTGTATCTATGTGGCTTCCCATATTAAAGAAAGGGGAATTGTGGAACATAAAGGAAAAGCCGGGA is a window from the Chryseobacterium indologenes genome containing:
- a CDS encoding helix-turn-helix domain-containing protein is translated as MDNDFYYNFIEPDKEIADFVENLGTFQNLSGEAKEVVIIPDGRVDLFFSQSDSEPFHVTLLGLETYPEQRYIAPHMTAFVVSFKPIAVEYILNTSIADLLNIGKELSHGFWDFKADDLQNFDLCCLKATQKIKDLLPQKADERKHRLFELVYASKGEMSVKELSEKTGWSSRQINRYFTKQLGLSLKAYSTILRFRVSLEHIAQGRLFPELNYTDQNHFIKEVKKFSGVAPKELSKNKNDRFVLLSVLKGK
- a CDS encoding FAD-dependent oxidoreductase, coding for MLIENKSIAIVGGGPAGLTLARLLQLKGANVKVYERDFNKNARVQGSPLDMHEDSGLAAIRKAELLEEFKKTFRPGADRTLIMNEKAEIFFNDHEMKPEEDFGEEHFRPEIDRGPLRNMLLESLHPETVVWDSHFLKMESQNEGWLMHFKNGTSEYADLVIAGDGANSKIRPYLTDIKPVYSGIIMLEGNVSKEAAPQIDAMIKGGKIMAFGNTKNILLGQKGNGDLGFYASFKADENWPADSGLDFSDNAQILQWFKTEYSEWSPVWNELFENAATPFIPRLIYAMPSDQTWEAQSNLTLIGDAAHVMPPFAGEGANMAMLDALELSEYLTNDTYSTLQEAISNYELHMRKRAAIATQESLENGERMHSEKSLATMLDFFNGHLTSS
- a CDS encoding Crp/Fnr family transcriptional regulator; the protein is MDKSSLNTYFHSLFSIKAEVVEKITEKFIHFELKGNTILLDKDAISTKTYFLEKGYVRSYILNEDNEEITTNIYTAPCFVNDFLSFFRQQPTKEIYQTVTDCIFWETGLENVQDNFHNIPEFREFSRLLFVLNYYNIHDRLIEMASQKASTRYFNLMKKDPDIFQHVPLKIIASYLGIKDSSLSRIRRDIHKL